The genomic interval TCGACCGCGGGCCCGATTCGCGGGGCGTCGTGGCCCGGCTCGCCGGCGACGGCCCGCCCGGGTTCGAGCGGCGTTTCCTGCTCGGCAACCACGACGCGTTCATGCGCGATTTCCTCGACGGCGACGACGAGGTGCTCGACCACTGGCTCGCCAACGGCGGGCTGGCGGCGTTGGCGAGCTACGGCGTCGACGCCGACGCCGCGCCGGCGGAATTGCGCGCGCGGCTCGCGCGCGCCGTGCCGGCCGCGCATCTCGCTTTTTTGCGCGCCCTCGAGCTTTATCACCGCGAAGGCGGCCTTTTGTTCGTGCACGCCGGATTCCGCCCCGGCGTCGCGCTCGCCGACCAGACGCCGGAAGACATGATCTGGATCCGCGACCTGTTCCTCCGTTCGGACCACGACTTCGGCGGCCTCGTCGTCCACGGCCACTCGATAATGTCCGAACCGACGATCCGGCCCAACCGCGTCGGTATCGACACCGGCGCCTGGCGTTCGGGCACGCTCACCGCCGCCGCGTTCGAGGGCGACGAGCTGGCGTTCCTGCAAACCTGACGTTTGCAAACCTGACGGGCGTTGTTGCGCCCGCGATCCCTGTGCTAGGGTCCGCGCCGGGGCATTCCATGCATCTGCGCAAGCGCATACTGGTGACGGGCGGCGCCGGGTTTCTCGGCTCGCACCTGTGCGAGCGCCTGATCAAGCGCGGCGACGACGTGCTCTGCGTCGACAACTTCTTCACCGGCGCCAAGGACAACATCGCGCACCTGATGGCGAGCCCGCGCTTCGAGTTGCTGCGCCACGACGTCACCTTTCCGCTCTACGTCGAGGTCGACGAGATCTACAACCTCGCCTGCCCGGCCTCGCCGGTGCATTACCAGCACGACCCGATCCAGACCACCAAGACCTCGGTCCACGGCGCGATCAACATGCTGGGGCTGGCCAAACGGATCAAGGCGAAGATCCTGCAGGCCTCCACCAGCGAGGTGTACGGCGATCCCGAGGTCCATCCCCAGCCGGAAAGCTATCGCGGCAATGTCAACCCGATCGGCCCGCGCGGGTGCTACGACGAAGGCAAGCGCTGTGCCGAGACGCTCTTCTTCGATTATCACCGTCAGGCCGGCTTGCGTATCCGGGTCGCGCGCATCTTCAACACCTACGGGCCGCGCATGCATCCGAACGACGGCCGGGTGGTGTCCAACTTCATCCTGCAGGCGCTCGCCAAGAAACCGATCACCCTCTACGGCGACGGCCGCCAGACGCGTTCGTTCTGTTACATCGACGATTTGGTCGGCGGCCTGATCCGGCTGATGGACGCGCCCGATTCCGTCACCGGGCCGGTCAACCTCGGCAATCCGACCGAGTTCACCATCCGCGAGCTGGCCGAAACCGTGCTGCGCCTGACCAAGAGTTCGTCGCGCATCGTCAAGCGCCCGCTGCCGGCCGACGATCCGATGCAGCGCTGCCCGGACATCCGGCTCGCGCGCAAGACATTAAAGTGGAAACCGACCGTCGCCCTCGAAGACGGCCTCAAGCGCACGATCGCGTATTTTCGCGACCAGCGCCGCGCGGGTTGACGGTTAACCATAACCGCGCCCCGGCGCGCGACCGCGTTTCCCGGGAACCCTAGGGAACAACGAGATTTTTTGTCATTTCCGGCGGGGCGGAGTAAAACTAGACCCCATGCTGCAAGTGATTCAGAACGCCCGCGGCGGACGCCTCGCGCTCTGCGACGTGCCCGAGCCGAAAGTGCGCCCCGGGCACATCCTGGTGCGCACGCGCGCCTCGCTCATTTCCGCCGGCACCGAGCGCATGGTGGTCGCCTTCGCCCGCAAAAGCCTCGCCGCCAAGGCCGCCGAGCGCCCCGACCTGGTGCGCAAGGTGATCGCCAAGGCGCGCCGCGACGGCGTCGCCGCCGCCTGGCGCGCGGTCACCGCCCGGCTCGACGAGCCGATCCCGCTCGGCTATTCCGCCGCCGGCGAAGTGATCGCGGTCGGCGAGGGACTCGAAGGACGGTTCGCGGTCGGCGGCCGCGTCGCCGTCGCCGGCGCGGGCGTCGCCAACCACGCCGAGGTCAACATCGTTCCCGCGCACCTCGCCGCCCCAGTCCCCGAAGGCGTCGCCGACGAGCACGCGGCGTTCGCGACCGTGGGCGCGATCGCGCTGCACGCGGTGCGCAACGCGAACGTTTCGCTCGGCGATACGGTCGCGGTGATCGGCGTCGGCCTGATCGGCCAGCTCGCGGCCCAACTCGTTCGGCTTTCGGGCGGTCGCGCCGTCGCCCTCGACCCCGACGCCGGCCGGCGCGAACTCGCGCTCCGGCTCGGCGCCGAAGCCGCCCTCGATCCCGACGCCCCCGATCTCGACCAGCGCGTCGCCGCGCTCACCGACGGACTGGGCTGCGATTCGATCCTGATCGCGGCGGCGACGGATTCGGATGCGCCCATGCGCGCCGCCGCGCGCGTCGCCCGCGACCGCGCCCGCGTCGTCCTGGTCGGCCTGACCGGAACCGAATTCCCCCACGCCGACTTCATGAAAAAGGAGCTGTCGATCGTGGTGTCGCGCTCCTACGGTCCCGGACGCTACGATCCCGATTTCGAAACGCGCGGCGTCAAGTATCCGGAAGGCTGGGTGCGCTGGACCGAAACCGCCAA from Rhodospirillales bacterium carries:
- a CDS encoding zinc-binding alcohol dehydrogenase, yielding MLQVIQNARGGRLALCDVPEPKVRPGHILVRTRASLISAGTERMVVAFARKSLAAKAAERPDLVRKVIAKARRDGVAAAWRAVTARLDEPIPLGYSAAGEVIAVGEGLEGRFAVGGRVAVAGAGVANHAEVNIVPAHLAAPVPEGVADEHAAFATVGAIALHAVRNANVSLGDTVAVIGVGLIGQLAAQLVRLSGGRAVALDPDAGRRELALRLGAEAALDPDAPDLDQRVAALTDGLGCDSILIAAATDSDAPMRAAARVARDRARVVLVGLTGTEFPHADFMKKELSIVVSRSYGPGRYDPDFETRGVKYPEGWVRWTETANMAEILRRLAPEARAQTAHLDVGPLITHRVPFAEATRAYDLIAGAEPSLG
- a CDS encoding serine/threonine protein phosphatase, which codes for MTPMSSRAIPGRHRPPADTVLYAVGDVHGRADLLERLHGAIVRDAGARRARRRVLVYLGDYIDRGPDSRGVVARLAGDGPPGFERRFLLGNHDAFMRDFLDGDDEVLDHWLANGGLAALASYGVDADAAPAELRARLARAVPAAHLAFLRALELYHREGGLLFVHAGFRPGVALADQTPEDMIWIRDLFLRSDHDFGGLVVHGHSIMSEPTIRPNRVGIDTGAWRSGTLTAAAFEGDELAFLQT
- a CDS encoding SDR family oxidoreductase, translating into MHLRKRILVTGGAGFLGSHLCERLIKRGDDVLCVDNFFTGAKDNIAHLMASPRFELLRHDVTFPLYVEVDEIYNLACPASPVHYQHDPIQTTKTSVHGAINMLGLAKRIKAKILQASTSEVYGDPEVHPQPESYRGNVNPIGPRGCYDEGKRCAETLFFDYHRQAGLRIRVARIFNTYGPRMHPNDGRVVSNFILQALAKKPITLYGDGRQTRSFCYIDDLVGGLIRLMDAPDSVTGPVNLGNPTEFTIRELAETVLRLTKSSSRIVKRPLPADDPMQRCPDIRLARKTLKWKPTVALEDGLKRTIAYFRDQRRAG